The following proteins are encoded in a genomic region of Porphyrobacter sp. CACIAM 03H1:
- a CDS encoding M28 family metallopeptidase, whose product MTIRQFAIGTLLAGALALGACEGLPVPGGAGAALDIPEVEPGQLSEATMKDVTRILSSDAFEGRAPGTPGEEKTIALMIERFKAAGLQPGNGESWVQEVPLVEITGKDYAPLTITGKGAPLSFDFRKDWVGVTYREEAATSLSDSELVFVGYGINAPEKGWNDYAGLDVKGKTVVILVNDPDWQTQNLEGPFNGKAMTYYGRWTYKYEEAARQGAAGALIVHQTAPAAYGWNVVESSWTGPQAYAQRGENAPPLTQMNGWLTEDAARKLLKSAGQDLDALTKAAQAKGFKAVPLGMKLSTRFASDVRSFTSHNIIGILPGSEKPDEYVLHTAHWDHLGRCSPAPDGDDICNGAVDNATGTAALVALAEAHAKAGPARRSLVFLAVTAEESGLLGATYYAQNPVYPLAQTVGGVNMDAFQVAGPARDVTAVGLGKSQLDIFLETALKADGRTVTPDPKPENGYYYRSDHFAFAKLGVPMLYIDGGEDLIEGGREAGARVAADYTENRYHGPKDEFDEAWDWSGVMADLQLYYRLGRMMAMSTSWPTWNEGDEFRAIREESCKASDKGC is encoded by the coding sequence ATGACGATCCGGCAATTCGCAATCGGCACCCTGCTCGCCGGCGCGCTCGCGCTGGGGGCGTGCGAGGGCCTGCCCGTGCCCGGCGGCGCGGGCGCGGCGCTCGACATTCCCGAGGTGGAACCCGGCCAGCTTTCCGAAGCGACGATGAAGGACGTCACCCGCATCCTCTCGAGCGATGCCTTCGAGGGCCGCGCCCCCGGCACGCCGGGCGAGGAAAAGACCATCGCGCTGATGATCGAACGCTTCAAGGCGGCTGGTCTGCAGCCGGGCAACGGGGAGTCCTGGGTGCAGGAAGTCCCGCTGGTCGAGATTACCGGCAAGGACTACGCCCCGCTGACGATCACCGGCAAGGGTGCCCCGCTCTCCTTCGATTTCCGCAAGGACTGGGTCGGCGTCACCTACCGCGAGGAAGCCGCGACCAGCCTTTCCGACAGCGAGCTCGTCTTCGTCGGCTACGGCATCAACGCCCCCGAGAAGGGCTGGAACGACTACGCGGGCCTCGACGTCAAGGGCAAGACGGTGGTGATCCTCGTCAACGACCCGGACTGGCAGACGCAGAACCTCGAGGGGCCGTTCAACGGCAAGGCGATGACCTATTACGGGCGCTGGACCTACAAGTATGAAGAAGCCGCAAGGCAGGGCGCGGCGGGGGCGCTGATCGTCCACCAGACCGCGCCGGCCGCCTATGGCTGGAACGTCGTGGAAAGCTCGTGGACCGGCCCGCAGGCCTACGCCCAGCGGGGCGAGAACGCGCCGCCGCTCACTCAGATGAACGGCTGGCTGACCGAGGATGCCGCGCGCAAGCTGCTCAAGTCGGCGGGGCAGGATCTCGATGCATTGACCAAGGCGGCGCAGGCCAAGGGCTTCAAAGCGGTGCCGCTGGGCATGAAGCTTTCCACCCGTTTCGCCAGCGATGTGCGCAGCTTCACCTCGCACAACATCATCGGCATCCTGCCGGGCAGCGAGAAGCCGGACGAATACGTGCTCCACACCGCACACTGGGATCACCTCGGCCGCTGCTCGCCCGCCCCTGACGGCGATGACATCTGCAACGGCGCGGTCGACAACGCCACCGGCACCGCCGCGCTGGTCGCGCTGGCCGAGGCCCACGCCAAGGCCGGACCGGCGCGCCGCAGCCTCGTGTTCCTCGCGGTGACGGCGGAGGAATCCGGCCTGCTCGGCGCGACCTATTATGCCCAGAACCCGGTCTACCCGCTGGCGCAGACCGTGGGCGGGGTGAACATGGACGCCTTTCAGGTCGCCGGCCCTGCCCGCGACGTGACAGCGGTCGGCCTCGGCAAGTCGCAGCTCGACATCTTCCTCGAAACCGCTCTCAAGGCGGACGGCCGCACCGTGACCCCCGACCCCAAGCCCGAGAACGGCTACTACTACCGCTCCGACCACTTCGCCTTCGCCAAGCTCGGCGTGCCGATGCTCTATATCGACGGCGGTGAGGACCTGATCGAAGGCGGGCGCGAGGCCGGGGCCAGGGTCGCGGCGGACTACACCGAGAACCGCTATCACGGTCCCAAGGACGAATTCGACGAGGCGTGGGACTGGTCCGGCGTGATGGCCGACCTGCAACTCTACTACCGCCTGGGGCGGATGATGGCGATGAGCACCAGCTGGCCGACCTGGAACGAGGGCGACGAGTTCCGGGCGATCCGCGAGGAAAGCTGCAAGGCCAGCGACAAGGGCTGCTGA
- a CDS encoding agmatine deiminase family protein, which translates to MTMIMPPEWAPQDWIWIGFPHLAEEWPGWLEPAQVQMAAFASAVAESGQEVRLLVRDEANAARARALVSGKVTLESRVYGDVWLRDTGPLVVSDGQQRIARRFGFNGWGGKYLMPGDMEIGAEIARDAGLAVTTTPMILEGGAVDGDGTGLVATTEECLLNPNRNPHLSRAEIEAELAAQLGFTRVLWLGDGLINDHTDGHVDNLARFVGPNRLVVPEATGNDDPNAAIYADAAARAEAFGVEVVRIPSPGRIERDGRVEPASYVNFAITSHLVVVPTFGSPHDAEGVAAIAALFPDRDTIGLPGEAVLAGGGGFHCASQQMPALPA; encoded by the coding sequence ATGACCATGATCATGCCCCCCGAATGGGCGCCGCAGGACTGGATCTGGATCGGCTTTCCGCACCTCGCCGAGGAGTGGCCGGGCTGGCTTGAACCCGCGCAGGTCCAGATGGCGGCCTTCGCCTCCGCCGTGGCGGAAAGCGGGCAGGAGGTGCGGCTGCTGGTCCGGGACGAAGCCAATGCGGCCCGCGCACGCGCACTGGTCAGCGGCAAGGTCACGCTCGAGTCCCGCGTCTATGGCGACGTGTGGCTGCGCGACACCGGGCCGCTGGTGGTGTCGGACGGGCAGCAGCGCATCGCCCGCCGCTTCGGCTTCAACGGCTGGGGCGGCAAATACCTGATGCCGGGTGACATGGAGATCGGCGCGGAAATCGCGCGCGATGCGGGGCTGGCGGTGACCACCACGCCGATGATTCTCGAAGGCGGGGCGGTCGACGGGGACGGCACCGGGCTGGTGGCGACCACCGAGGAATGCCTGCTCAACCCCAACCGCAACCCGCACCTCTCGCGCGCCGAGATCGAGGCGGAGCTGGCCGCGCAGCTCGGCTTCACCCGGGTGCTGTGGCTGGGCGATGGCCTCATCAACGACCACACCGACGGCCATGTCGACAACCTCGCGCGCTTTGTCGGCCCGAACCGGCTGGTGGTGCCTGAAGCCACTGGCAATGACGATCCCAACGCCGCGATCTATGCCGATGCCGCCGCGCGGGCCGAGGCCTTCGGGGTCGAGGTGGTGCGCATCCCCTCGCCCGGCCGGATCGAGCGCGACGGGCGGGTGGAACCGGCGAGCTACGTCAACTTCGCGATCACCTCGCATCTCGTTGTGGTGCCGACCTTCGGCTCGCCCCACGACGCGGAAGGGGTCGCCGCGATCGCCGCGCTTTTCCCGGACCGCGACACCATCGGCTTGCCGGGAGAGGCGGTGCTGGCGGGCGGTGGGGGCTTCCACTGCGCGAGCCAGCAGATGCCTGCCCTGCCTGCATGA
- a CDS encoding DUF1223 domain-containing protein: protein MTVSRPLFAMLGLVAVLGAATLGLSQGTPAALVTRTPALAAKDAPVLLELFTSQGCSSCPPADALAEKLATDPSLVVIARPVTYWDRLGWKDTLAREENTALQQAYARRGLAGQNGVYTPQLVVDGRFGTVGSRAEAVSAGIARHGAGGDAAIRVAPQGAGGYAVSLSGSATGEAELVLLAVTRTVAVGIGRGENGGRKVVYTNVLRAERKIADWQGGKRDVALAADALKVPGADRYALVLRQPGGGTVLAARWVA from the coding sequence ATGACCGTCAGCCGCCCCCTGTTCGCCATGCTCGGCCTTGTCGCCGTGCTCGGAGCCGCAACGCTCGGCCTGTCGCAGGGCACTCCCGCCGCGCTCGTGACCCGAACGCCCGCCCTCGCCGCGAAGGACGCGCCGGTGCTGCTCGAACTGTTCACCAGCCAGGGCTGTTCCTCCTGCCCGCCTGCCGATGCGCTGGCGGAGAAGCTGGCGACCGACCCCTCCCTCGTCGTGATCGCCCGCCCGGTGACCTACTGGGACCGGCTGGGGTGGAAGGACACGCTGGCCCGCGAGGAGAACACCGCGCTCCAGCAGGCCTATGCCCGCCGCGGGCTGGCCGGGCAGAACGGGGTCTATACCCCGCAGCTGGTGGTCGACGGGCGCTTCGGCACGGTCGGCTCGCGCGCCGAGGCGGTGAGCGCCGGGATCGCGCGGCACGGCGCGGGCGGCGATGCCGCGATCCGCGTCGCGCCGCAGGGGGCGGGCGGCTATGCCGTGAGCCTCTCGGGGAGCGCTACGGGCGAGGCCGAGCTGGTGCTGCTCGCGGTGACCCGAACGGTCGCGGTCGGGATCGGCCGCGGCGAGAACGGCGGGCGCAAGGTCGTCTATACCAACGTCCTGCGCGCCGAGCGCAAGATCGCCGACTGGCAGGGCGGCAAGCGCGATGTCGCGCTGGCGGCGGATGCGCTCAAGGTCCCGGGCGCGGACCGCTATGCCCTCGTGCTGCGCCAGCCCGGCGGCGGCACGGTGCTTGCCGCGCGCTGGGTGGCCTAG
- a CDS encoding sulfite exporter TauE/SafE family protein, with translation MAILGGFTALQVGVALAAALGSAFVRGLTGFGMAILLVPVLALALPPIEAVVLTNALSLMIGATEIRSLVRDAERSVWVIGALVLAATPLGMLALSLTGRDVARLVIALIALSAFIAILLPRRGNAQPGRGVTGAVGVLSGLMTGYAGMPGPPVVPYYAGRDLPRSTAKASMQLIFTIAASAGLASALWLGVLRWQLLLFAVLILPFIIAGNRLGARVSGRVSDPLWRASVGLVLGGAALAALIRLV, from the coding sequence ATGGCAATCCTCGGAGGTTTCACCGCGCTGCAAGTGGGCGTCGCGCTCGCGGCGGCGCTCGGCTCGGCCTTCGTGCGGGGGCTCACCGGCTTCGGCATGGCGATCCTGCTGGTGCCGGTGCTGGCGCTCGCGCTGCCCCCGATCGAGGCGGTGGTGCTGACCAACGCGCTCTCGCTGATGATCGGGGCGACCGAGATCCGCAGCCTCGTGCGCGATGCCGAGCGCAGCGTTTGGGTGATCGGCGCGCTGGTCCTGGCGGCGACGCCGCTGGGGATGCTCGCCCTTTCGCTGACCGGCAGGGACGTGGCGCGGCTGGTGATCGCGCTGATCGCGCTCAGCGCCTTCATCGCCATCCTGCTACCCCGCCGCGGGAACGCCCAGCCGGGGCGGGGCGTGACCGGCGCGGTGGGCGTGCTGAGCGGGCTGATGACGGGCTATGCCGGGATGCCGGGGCCGCCGGTCGTGCCCTATTACGCCGGGCGCGATCTGCCGCGCAGCACCGCCAAGGCCTCGATGCAGCTGATCTTCACCATCGCCGCATCCGCCGGTCTGGCAAGCGCGCTGTGGCTCGGGGTGCTGCGCTGGCAGCTGCTGCTCTTCGCGGTGCTGATCCTGCCCTTCATCATCGCCGGAAACCGGTTGGGCGCGCGGGTCTCGGGGCGGGTGAGCGATCCGCTGTGGCGCGCGAGCGTCGGGCTGGTGCTCGGCGGAGCGGCGCTCGCCGCGCTGATCCGCCTCGTCTAG
- a CDS encoding acetyltransferase → MMLRPATPADADAALAIWRSAVDATHGFLAPEDRAAIEAEVAAFLPEAPMVLACTEDGTPCGFLIRDGAKVEALFVAAESHGRGVGSALLRHAREAAGEPLEVDANLQADNALPFYLAHGFIETGRSERDAQGRPYPLVHLRQGA, encoded by the coding sequence ATGATGCTGCGTCCGGCGACCCCCGCCGATGCCGATGCCGCGCTCGCCATATGGCGTTCAGCGGTGGATGCCACCCACGGGTTCCTCGCGCCGGAGGACCGCGCGGCCATCGAGGCCGAGGTCGCGGCTTTCCTGCCCGAGGCACCGATGGTCCTCGCCTGCACCGAGGATGGCACCCCCTGCGGCTTCCTGATCCGCGACGGGGCCAAGGTCGAGGCGCTGTTCGTCGCGGCGGAGAGCCACGGGCGCGGCGTCGGCTCCGCGCTGCTGCGCCATGCGCGGGAAGCGGCGGGCGAACCGCTGGAGGTCGATGCCAACCTTCAGGCAGACAACGCCCTGCCCTTCTACCTCGCGCACGGGTTCATCGAGACCGGACGCAGCGAGCGCGACGCGCAGGGGCGCCCCTACCCGCTCGTGCATCTGAGGCAAGGCGCCTAG
- the thrS gene encoding threonine--tRNA ligase, which produces MTELLKISLPDGSVREMPAGSTPADVAAAIGPGLAKAALAARVNGELRDLARPFEGDAELALVTARDEADALELARHDYAHVLAEAVQSLFPGTQITFGPATDDGFYYDVKAPESREPFGMDDLPAIEEEMRRIIRADKPLRREVWSREDLIAKWSAEGEVFKAEWAKELPEGEELTVYWSGEDWLDMCRGPHLPSTGKLDPDAFKLMRVAGAYWRGDQNNAQLTRIYGTGWLNKKQLQAHLTRLEEAAKRDHRKLGREMDLFHLQEEAHGSVFWHPKGYRIWRELESYMRRKMDGGGYREIKTPQLMDVRQWTQSGHWGKYAQNMFAVPDIVPDVDEESGVASPKVADDAAWMAIKPMNCPAHVMVFKQGITSYRDLPIRLGEMGCCHRNEPHGALHGLMRVRQFTQDDAHIFCTEGQVVSEVQAFIALADSVYRDFGFTYDIKLALRPEKRFGSDADWDKAEQELRDALTANGLEWEELPGEGAFYAPKLEWHLTDAIGRTWQVGTIQSDRVLPERLDAHYIGEDGEKHRPVMLHRAIFGSYERFIGILIEHFAGKLPAWLAPVQAVVATIVSDADPYAEDVAAQLRAAGIRVETDTRNEKINYKVREHSLAKVPHLLVVGKREAEEGTVAVRTLGAEHQKVMPLAEAIAMLRSEGTPPDLRG; this is translated from the coding sequence ATGACGGAATTGCTCAAGATCAGCCTCCCCGACGGATCGGTGCGCGAGATGCCCGCCGGGAGCACCCCTGCGGACGTCGCCGCCGCGATCGGCCCGGGCCTCGCCAAGGCGGCGCTCGCGGCGCGGGTGAACGGCGAACTGCGCGACCTCGCCCGCCCCTTCGAGGGTGATGCCGAACTGGCGCTCGTCACCGCGCGTGACGAGGCCGATGCGCTCGAACTCGCGCGCCACGATTACGCCCACGTTCTGGCCGAGGCGGTGCAGTCGCTCTTCCCCGGCACGCAGATCACCTTCGGCCCGGCGACCGACGATGGCTTCTACTATGACGTGAAGGCGCCCGAGAGCCGCGAGCCCTTCGGCATGGACGATCTCCCCGCGATCGAGGAGGAGATGCGCCGCATCATCCGCGCCGACAAGCCGCTGCGCCGCGAGGTGTGGAGCCGCGAGGACCTGATCGCCAAGTGGTCGGCCGAGGGCGAGGTGTTCAAGGCCGAATGGGCCAAGGAACTGCCTGAGGGCGAGGAACTCACCGTCTATTGGTCGGGCGAGGACTGGCTCGATATGTGCCGCGGGCCCCATCTGCCGAGCACCGGCAAGCTCGACCCCGACGCCTTCAAGCTGATGCGCGTCGCCGGGGCATACTGGCGCGGCGACCAGAACAATGCGCAGCTGACGCGCATCTACGGCACCGGCTGGCTCAACAAGAAGCAGCTGCAGGCGCACCTCACCCGGCTCGAGGAAGCCGCCAAGCGCGACCACCGCAAGCTCGGGCGCGAGATGGACCTGTTCCACTTGCAGGAAGAAGCCCACGGGAGCGTCTTCTGGCACCCCAAGGGCTATCGCATCTGGCGCGAGCTCGAGAGCTACATGCGCCGCAAGATGGACGGCGGCGGCTACCGCGAGATCAAGACCCCGCAGCTGATGGACGTGCGCCAGTGGACCCAGTCCGGCCACTGGGGCAAGTATGCGCAGAACATGTTCGCGGTACCCGACATCGTGCCCGATGTGGACGAGGAGTCCGGCGTCGCCTCGCCCAAGGTGGCCGACGATGCCGCGTGGATGGCGATCAAGCCGATGAACTGCCCGGCGCATGTCATGGTGTTCAAGCAGGGGATCACCTCCTACCGCGACCTCCCCATCCGCCTCGGCGAGATGGGCTGCTGTCACCGCAACGAACCCCACGGCGCGCTCCACGGTCTGATGCGGGTGCGCCAGTTCACGCAGGACGATGCGCATATCTTCTGCACCGAGGGGCAGGTGGTCTCCGAAGTGCAGGCCTTCATCGCGCTGGCGGACAGCGTCTACCGCGACTTCGGCTTCACCTACGACATCAAGCTCGCCCTGCGCCCCGAGAAGCGTTTCGGTTCGGACGCGGACTGGGACAAGGCCGAGCAGGAACTGCGCGACGCGCTCACCGCCAACGGCCTCGAATGGGAGGAACTCCCCGGCGAAGGCGCCTTCTATGCGCCCAAGCTCGAATGGCACCTCACCGACGCGATCGGGCGCACCTGGCAGGTCGGCACGATCCAGTCCGACCGCGTGCTGCCCGAGCGTCTGGACGCGCATTACATCGGCGAGGATGGCGAAAAGCACCGCCCGGTGATGCTCCACCGCGCGATCTTCGGGAGCTACGAACGCTTCATCGGCATCCTGATCGAGCACTTCGCAGGGAAACTCCCCGCTTGGCTCGCGCCGGTGCAGGCGGTGGTGGCGACCATCGTGTCGGACGCCGATCCCTATGCCGAGGACGTCGCCGCCCAGCTGCGCGCGGCGGGCATCCGGGTCGAGACCGACACCCGCAACGAGAAGATCAACTACAAGGTGCGCGAGCACTCGCTCGCCAAGGTCCCGCACCTGCTGGTCGTCGGCAAGCGCGAGGCCGAGGAAGGCACCGTCGCGGTCCGCACGCTGGGCGCCGAGCACCAGAAGGTGATGCCGCTCGCCGAAGCGATCGCGATGCTGCGCAGCGAGGGCACGCCGCCCGACCTGCGCGGATGA
- a CDS encoding alkaline phosphatase D family protein, with product MFKTDTAAAQPAPSPTALTRRSLFTLAGASAAAAAAPAAATGFGTGFTHNVASGEPGTDKVMLWTRYVSDKPAYLAWEMSETEDFAKLAAEGSTGNAAGPDSDYCVKTWADGLMPGRWYFYRFIAPDGTRSPVGRTRTLPDDSAAQFRLAVFSCSNFGFGWFSAYGHAVEANDADLAVHLGDYIYEYGAGTYPDAGKGVAERVLQPSTEIVALTDYRLRYATYRADPDLQRLHQVMPMVAVWDDHETANDSWKDGAQNHQSDTEGDWAVRKAAAKKAYREWMPVSDEPYAAYQVGQLATLLRIDTRLEGRDQQLSLEKIMAGNRDPQALMAALATFRDGEWSAADRQLLGERQEKWLGEALAASTAKGTHWQVLVQQVLIGNLRTPKAFADQIGAGLPDFVRRRLDAAAAASQAGLPSNMDAWDGYPAARARVFEAALKADANLFVLAGDTHNAWGFELAHDGDAVGVELGVCSVSSPGFESYLSFVKPQDLAAALVAENAQLKWADTAQRGYMVVELTPARATTEYRFVEGIRQRSTRLAGTKRITTEKGSGKLTV from the coding sequence ATGTTCAAGACCGACACCGCCGCCGCCCAGCCGGCACCCTCGCCCACGGCCCTCACCCGCCGCAGCCTGTTCACCCTCGCGGGGGCATCGGCCGCTGCCGCCGCCGCGCCTGCGGCCGCGACGGGCTTCGGCACCGGCTTCACCCACAATGTCGCGAGCGGCGAGCCGGGGACGGACAAGGTGATGCTGTGGACCCGCTATGTCTCGGACAAGCCGGCCTACCTCGCCTGGGAAATGAGCGAGACCGAGGACTTCGCGAAACTCGCCGCCGAGGGCAGCACCGGCAATGCCGCCGGCCCCGACAGCGATTACTGCGTCAAGACCTGGGCCGACGGGCTGATGCCGGGTCGCTGGTATTTCTACCGCTTCATCGCCCCCGACGGCACCAGGTCCCCCGTGGGCCGCACCCGGACCCTGCCCGATGACTCCGCGGCGCAGTTCCGGCTGGCGGTGTTCTCGTGCTCGAATTTCGGCTTCGGCTGGTTCAGCGCCTATGGCCATGCGGTCGAGGCGAACGATGCCGACCTCGCGGTGCACCTCGGCGACTACATCTACGAATATGGCGCGGGCACCTATCCCGATGCCGGCAAGGGCGTGGCCGAACGCGTGCTCCAGCCCTCGACCGAGATCGTCGCGCTAACCGATTACCGCCTGCGCTACGCGACCTACCGCGCCGACCCCGATCTCCAGCGGCTCCATCAGGTGATGCCGATGGTGGCGGTGTGGGACGATCACGAGACCGCCAACGATTCGTGGAAGGACGGGGCGCAGAACCACCAGAGCGACACCGAGGGCGATTGGGCGGTGCGCAAGGCCGCCGCCAAGAAGGCCTATCGCGAATGGATGCCGGTCTCCGACGAGCCCTATGCCGCCTACCAGGTCGGCCAGCTCGCCACCCTGCTGCGGATCGACACCCGCCTCGAGGGCCGTGACCAGCAGCTCAGCCTCGAGAAGATCATGGCCGGGAACAGGGACCCGCAGGCGCTGATGGCGGCGCTGGCGACATTCCGCGACGGCGAATGGTCCGCCGCCGACCGCCAGCTGCTAGGCGAGCGGCAGGAGAAGTGGCTGGGCGAGGCGCTCGCCGCATCGACCGCGAAGGGCACCCACTGGCAGGTGCTGGTGCAGCAGGTGCTGATCGGCAACCTGCGGACGCCCAAGGCCTTCGCCGACCAGATCGGCGCGGGGCTTCCCGATTTCGTGCGCCGACGCCTCGATGCGGCCGCCGCGGCGAGCCAGGCCGGGCTGCCCTCGAACATGGATGCATGGGACGGCTACCCCGCCGCCCGCGCCCGCGTGTTCGAGGCCGCGCTGAAGGCCGATGCGAACCTCTTCGTGCTGGCGGGCGACACCCACAACGCCTGGGGCTTCGAACTCGCCCACGACGGCGATGCGGTGGGGGTCGAGCTGGGCGTCTGCTCGGTGAGCTCGCCGGGGTTCGAGAGCTACCTCTCCTTCGTCAAGCCGCAGGATCTCGCCGCCGCGCTGGTGGCGGAGAACGCGCAGCTCAAGTGGGCCGACACCGCCCAGCGCGGCTACATGGTGGTCGAGCTGACCCCGGCGCGCGCGACCACCGAATACCGCTTCGTCGAGGGCATCAGGCAGCGCTCGACCCGGCTGGCGGGGACGAAGCGGATCACCACCGAGAAGGGCAGCGGCAAGCTGACGGTGTGA
- a CDS encoding alpha/beta fold hydrolase, with protein MTAIMHHTLYDGRRIAFRLTPGAGPCLVFLPGYMSDMSGGKATALFAEAEARGRACLLLDYSGCGQSGGDFAEGMLSKWRDEVLALVESYVAGPVLLVGSSMGGWLMLLVAEHLKHRLAGLVGIAPAPDFTRWGYSEAQRAALAAGETIYEDNPYGPEPTPTHPGFFADAECHLRLDGAIGIACPVRLLHGKQDADVPWEISLRLKDALASAEVQVTLVEDGDHRLSRPGDIDRLKAIVAEFYG; from the coding sequence ATGACCGCCATCATGCACCACACCCTCTACGACGGGCGCCGCATCGCCTTCCGTTTGACGCCCGGAGCAGGCCCCTGCCTCGTCTTCCTGCCCGGCTACATGAGCGACATGAGCGGCGGCAAGGCGACCGCCTTGTTCGCCGAGGCAGAGGCGCGGGGCCGCGCCTGCCTGCTGCTCGACTATTCGGGCTGCGGGCAATCCGGCGGCGACTTCGCCGAGGGGATGCTCTCGAAATGGCGCGACGAGGTGCTGGCGCTGGTCGAAAGCTATGTGGCGGGGCCGGTGCTGCTGGTCGGCTCGTCGATGGGCGGCTGGCTGATGCTGCTGGTGGCCGAGCACCTCAAGCACCGCCTCGCCGGCCTGGTGGGCATCGCGCCCGCGCCCGATTTCACCCGTTGGGGCTATTCCGAGGCGCAGCGCGCCGCGCTCGCGGCGGGGGAGACGATCTACGAGGACAACCCCTACGGTCCCGAGCCGACGCCGACCCATCCCGGCTTCTTTGCCGATGCCGAATGCCACCTCAGGCTGGACGGCGCGATCGGCATCGCCTGTCCGGTACGGCTGCTCCACGGCAAGCAGGACGCCGACGTGCCGTGGGAAATCTCGCTGCGGCTCAAGGATGCGCTCGCGTCGGCTGAGGTTCAGGTGACGCTGGTAGAAGACGGCGATCACCGCCTGTCGCGCCCCGGCGACATCGATCGTCTCAAGGCCATCGTGGCCGAATTCTACGGATAG
- a CDS encoding tetratricopeptide repeat protein, which yields MSILLALLLQVGPNPLGGAMPGDELVRDRPPRPEARAQAEPGATSLWLEGCLAQLDEDPARAHAMAQIRRSETDGTERVLANHCLGMAAAELALWDDARAAFAAARGETPEDDTRARARFAAMAGNAALAGGDPAGAVDLLLLAERDARAAGAAPLEAIAATDRARALVRLGRDTEALAALESAAGLAPNSAEVWLLKATLLRRMDRLPEAQSAIEQAAGLAPGAGGIGPQVALEAGVVAMLAGREDAARRSWQSVIDLAPGSAFAATATDYLAQLGQAGESAPATGEEPQP from the coding sequence TTGTCGATCCTCCTTGCCCTGCTCCTGCAAGTCGGCCCCAACCCGCTTGGCGGGGCGATGCCGGGAGACGAACTGGTGCGCGACCGGCCGCCGCGGCCCGAAGCCCGTGCGCAGGCCGAGCCGGGCGCGACCAGCCTGTGGCTCGAAGGCTGCCTCGCCCAGCTCGACGAGGACCCGGCGCGCGCCCACGCAATGGCGCAGATCCGCCGCAGCGAGACCGACGGCACCGAACGGGTGCTCGCCAACCACTGCCTCGGCATGGCGGCCGCCGAGCTGGCGCTGTGGGACGACGCGCGCGCCGCCTTCGCCGCCGCGCGGGGCGAGACGCCCGAAGACGACACCCGCGCCCGCGCCCGCTTCGCGGCGATGGCGGGCAACGCCGCGCTGGCAGGCGGCGATCCCGCCGGCGCGGTCGACCTGCTGCTGCTCGCCGAGCGCGATGCCCGCGCGGCCGGCGCCGCCCCGCTCGAGGCGATCGCCGCTACCGACCGCGCCCGCGCTCTGGTGCGGCTGGGCCGGGACACGGAAGCTCTCGCCGCGCTCGAATCCGCCGCCGGTCTCGCGCCGAACAGTGCCGAGGTGTGGCTGCTAAAGGCGACCCTGCTGCGCCGGATGGACCGCCTGCCCGAAGCGCAGTCCGCGATCGAACAGGCCGCCGGGCTCGCCCCGGGCGCGGGCGGGATCGGGCCGCAGGTCGCGCTCGAGGCGGGGGTGGTCGCGATGCTCGCCGGACGCGAGGATGCCGCGCGCCGGAGCTGGCAGTCGGTGATCGACCTCGCCCCCGGCAGCGCCTTCGCCGCCACCGCGACGGACTATCTTGCGCAGCTCGGGCAAGCGGGCGAGAGTGCCCCCGCGACGGGAGAGGAGCCGCAGCCATGA